One window of the Candidatus Jettenia sp. genome contains the following:
- the hisD gene encoding histidinol dehydrogenase, whose amino-acid sequence MQVLRTWECNIDKEIKKLKQRLSVLDSFSNQRDTVLKIIRDIQKHGDKAIVSYSKRFDKASLLPDEFQVKDEEIAEAYKKISLPFVRSIQRAITNIWTYQEHIRIRNISPLKTHGVVLDTVYSPLESVGVYVPGGAASYPSTVLMNTIPARVAGVGKIIMTTPPAKDGTIPPERLVAAKESGVNEIYKIGGAQAIAALAFGTETVPKVDKIVGPGNIFVTLAKREIFGYAGIDMLAGPSEVVIVADDRANPSFVASDLLSQAEHTPGIAILVTFSELLTEQVMAELKLQITNLKRRTDTKRCLDKFGIILLTKNIDECIDIANTLAPEHLQIMTQNPRNVLSHIKHAGAIFLGSYTPVALGDYIAGPSHVLPTSSTARFSSGLSVNDFLKRSSVITYSKSALKDACDDIVEISKAEGLDAHTRSIQIRLNKEKSKSLK is encoded by the coding sequence ATGCAGGTGCTCAGAACATGGGAATGTAATATTGATAAGGAAATTAAGAAACTCAAGCAACGGTTAAGTGTTTTAGATAGTTTCTCAAATCAGAGAGATACCGTGCTCAAAATCATCCGCGATATTCAAAAGCATGGAGATAAGGCTATTGTAAGCTATAGTAAACGCTTTGATAAGGCTTCTCTCCTGCCGGATGAATTTCAGGTAAAGGATGAAGAAATTGCGGAAGCGTATAAGAAGATATCACTTCCTTTTGTAAGGTCTATTCAACGGGCTATCACAAATATATGGACGTACCAGGAACACATACGAATCCGTAATATCAGCCCGTTAAAAACACATGGTGTTGTGCTTGATACGGTGTATTCCCCTCTTGAAAGCGTAGGAGTTTATGTTCCGGGTGGCGCCGCCTCTTATCCATCAACGGTATTGATGAATACCATACCGGCACGTGTAGCAGGTGTTGGCAAGATAATCATGACTACACCACCTGCAAAAGATGGAACCATCCCGCCAGAAAGATTGGTAGCTGCAAAGGAATCGGGTGTGAATGAAATCTATAAGATTGGTGGCGCCCAGGCTATTGCCGCCCTTGCGTTTGGTACAGAAACAGTTCCAAAAGTAGACAAAATCGTAGGACCCGGGAATATATTTGTAACGCTTGCGAAAAGGGAAATCTTTGGATATGCCGGCATCGATATGCTGGCAGGACCGAGCGAGGTAGTAATTGTAGCTGATGACCGCGCAAATCCATCGTTTGTAGCATCTGACCTATTATCGCAAGCAGAACATACACCAGGTATCGCAATACTAGTTACTTTCTCAGAGTTGTTGACAGAACAAGTAATGGCAGAGTTAAAGCTACAAATAACCAATTTGAAACGGCGTACAGATACAAAAAGATGTCTTGATAAATTCGGTATCATTCTCTTGACAAAAAATATTGACGAATGTATAGACATTGCGAATACCTTAGCTCCGGAACATTTACAAATTATGACGCAAAATCCCAGAAACGTGTTGTCACATATTAAGCATGCCGGGGCAATCTTTTTGGGTTCCTATACACCTGTCGCATTAGGAGATTATATCGCAGGGCCTTCTCATGTACTCCCTACAAGTAGTACGGCTCGCTTTTCTTCCGGGTTATCGGTAAATGATTTTCTGAAAAGATCCAGCGTAATAACCTATTCAAAGTCAGCTCTTAAGGATGCTTGTGATGATATTGTCGAGATTTCAAAGGCTGAAGGCCTGGACGCACACACACGTTCCATTCAAATCAGATTAAACAAAGAGAAGAGTAAATCTCTGAAATAA